One window from the genome of Pseudoalteromonas sp. '520P1 No. 423' encodes:
- the accA gene encoding acetyl-CoA carboxylase carboxyl transferase subunit alpha produces MSLNYLDFELPIAELEAKIEELRSIGNVGELDLSLEDEVGRLKDKSTELTQKIFSELGAWQVQQLARHPLRPYTRDYINHIFTEFDELCGDRAFANDPAIIGGIARLDGEPVMVIGHQKGRDTAEKIKRNFGMPKPEGYRKALRLMEMAERFNMPIITFIDTPGAYPGVGAEERGQSEAIAKNLKVMAGLKVPTICTVIGEGGSGGALAIGVGDRVNMLQYSTYSVISPEGCASILWKSAEKAFLAAEAMGVTADRVKELDLINNIVDEPMGGAHRNHEGMAKNLKAQLKRDLSDLKALSTDEMLEQRYDRLMSFGYC; encoded by the coding sequence ATGAGTCTCAATTATCTGGATTTCGAACTTCCAATTGCAGAATTGGAAGCAAAAATTGAAGAATTACGTAGTATTGGTAACGTTGGTGAGTTAGATCTAAGTCTTGAAGACGAAGTAGGTCGCTTAAAAGACAAAAGTACAGAGCTAACTCAAAAAATATTTTCTGAGTTAGGCGCGTGGCAAGTGCAGCAATTAGCACGTCACCCGTTACGTCCTTATACACGTGATTATATTAATCATATATTTACTGAGTTTGATGAATTGTGTGGTGATCGTGCTTTTGCAAATGATCCTGCAATTATCGGTGGTATTGCGCGTTTAGATGGCGAACCAGTTATGGTTATTGGTCATCAAAAAGGTCGTGATACAGCTGAAAAAATTAAACGCAACTTTGGTATGCCAAAGCCAGAAGGTTACCGTAAAGCATTACGCTTAATGGAAATGGCTGAACGTTTTAATATGCCAATTATTACTTTTATTGATACGCCAGGTGCATACCCAGGTGTCGGCGCTGAAGAGCGCGGTCAAAGTGAAGCAATTGCGAAAAACCTTAAAGTAATGGCTGGCCTTAAAGTGCCAACTATTTGTACTGTTATTGGTGAAGGTGGTTCTGGTGGTGCATTAGCAATTGGTGTGGGTGATCGTGTAAACATGCTGCAATATAGCACTTACTCGGTAATTTCTCCTGAAGGTTGTGCGTCAATTCTTTGGAAAAGCGCTGAAAAAGCATTTTTAGCTGCAGAAGCTATGGGTGTAACCGCAGATCGTGTTAAAGAATTAGACCTAATCAACAATATTGTTGATGAACCTATGGGCGGCGCACATCGCAACCATGAAGGCATGGCTAAAAACTTAAAGGCACAATTAAAGCGTGATTTATCTGATCTTAAAGCGCTTTCTACTGATGAAATGCTTGAGCAAAGATATGATCGTTTAATGTCATTTGGTTATTGCTAA
- a CDS encoding monovalent cation:proton antiporter family protein, giving the protein MQSVFTEIFSLLVIAALLVWVFKRINLPPILAYLATGIFAGPHALGWITDYQEIHLVAEFGIVFLLFSLGLEFSIPKLVAMRHIVFGLGSAQVGISTFLIMLVAIIFGTNWLSAFSIASLLALSSTAIVVKQLSESGELHTRRGQLAIGILLFQDIAVVPLLIALPLLAGEGEQLLVVALLIALAKGALVCGLLWAIGKWVLPRVFNAVAQVRTDELFVLTTLLVTLFASALTHFFGLSMALGAFLAGIMLGESQYRHQLEADIRPFRDILMGLFFVTVGMQLDMAFVFMNANWVILGLVGLILIKCLVIKLLARMMGESQKDAWSTGLMLCQMGEFGFVLIALALQNQIIASSYASLLIAVGVLSMAITPNLIDNNQKIAKVLSSKEKDKNKHDEKPTFKSELEQHVVICGFGRVGQTVARFLKTEAIPYIALDLDPVRIREAQAAGENVHFGHVKHKEVLNAAGVKNSRLVIITFADYDKSTAIVSVLKSISETVKILVRMKDDSRLDELKDAGVTEVVPESLEGSLMLVSHVLFMSGVPVKRILRRVQQERKNRYGILHGYFPGENSDLPPSSIERLEHLHAVALSDDAFAINKSLEELALDKKRVDIMGLRREGKEISKPALDMILQSQDILVIRGKPRKVERVERYLLEGD; this is encoded by the coding sequence TTGCAGAGTGTTTTTACTGAAATTTTTAGTTTATTAGTTATTGCGGCATTGCTCGTATGGGTTTTTAAAAGAATTAATTTACCTCCTATTTTAGCCTATCTTGCGACGGGTATTTTTGCAGGCCCTCATGCTTTAGGTTGGATCACAGATTATCAAGAAATTCATTTGGTTGCAGAGTTTGGCATCGTGTTTTTATTGTTTTCGCTAGGCTTAGAATTTTCAATTCCTAAACTAGTCGCCATGAGGCATATCGTATTCGGATTAGGCTCGGCACAAGTCGGGATCTCTACTTTTTTAATTATGTTAGTTGCGATAATTTTTGGCACTAATTGGCTCAGTGCATTCAGTATCGCCAGTTTATTGGCACTTTCATCAACAGCTATAGTTGTTAAACAATTAAGTGAATCGGGTGAATTACATACTCGCAGAGGGCAATTAGCCATTGGCATATTGTTATTTCAAGATATAGCGGTTGTGCCTTTATTAATCGCATTACCTTTATTAGCAGGTGAAGGAGAGCAGTTATTAGTTGTTGCACTTTTAATTGCGCTTGCTAAAGGCGCATTAGTGTGTGGACTGTTGTGGGCAATTGGTAAATGGGTTTTACCGCGGGTATTTAATGCGGTTGCTCAAGTGAGAACTGATGAGTTATTTGTTTTAACGACTTTATTAGTGACATTATTTGCCAGCGCATTGACACACTTCTTTGGCTTATCTATGGCATTAGGTGCATTTTTAGCTGGAATTATGCTTGGAGAAAGTCAATATCGGCATCAGTTAGAAGCGGATATCAGACCGTTTCGTGATATTTTAATGGGATTATTTTTTGTAACTGTAGGTATGCAACTTGATATGGCATTCGTATTTATGAATGCTAATTGGGTGATTTTAGGTTTAGTAGGGCTCATTTTAATTAAGTGTTTAGTGATTAAACTGCTTGCTCGCATGATGGGCGAAAGTCAAAAGGATGCGTGGTCTACTGGGTTAATGTTATGCCAAATGGGTGAGTTTGGTTTTGTTTTAATTGCATTGGCTTTACAGAATCAAATTATAGCCTCGTCATATGCGTCTTTATTAATTGCTGTAGGTGTATTATCAATGGCAATTACCCCTAATTTAATTGATAACAATCAAAAAATAGCTAAGGTTTTGTCGAGTAAAGAAAAGGACAAAAATAAACATGATGAAAAGCCGACCTTTAAATCTGAATTAGAACAGCATGTTGTAATTTGTGGTTTTGGTCGAGTAGGGCAAACAGTTGCACGTTTTTTAAAAACAGAAGCAATCCCCTATATTGCATTAGATTTAGATCCTGTTCGTATAAGGGAAGCGCAAGCAGCCGGAGAAAACGTACATTTTGGTCATGTTAAACATAAAGAAGTGTTAAATGCCGCAGGGGTTAAAAATAGCCGGTTAGTTATCATCACCTTTGCTGATTATGATAAGTCGACTGCAATTGTAAGTGTACTAAAAAGTATAAGTGAGACTGTTAAAATATTAGTAAGGATGAAAGATGATAGTCGTTTAGACGAATTAAAAGATGCCGGTGTTACTGAGGTAGTACCTGAGTCTTTAGAGGGCAGTTTAATGCTGGTCTCTCATGTATTGTTTATGTCAGGAGTTCCCGTTAAACGTATTCTACGTAGGGTGCAACAAGAGCGTAAAAATAGGTATGGCATACTACATGGCTATTTTCCGGGAGAGAATTCAGATTTACCACCTAGCTCAATAGAAAGGTTAGAACATTTACATGCAGTCGCACTCTCAGATGATGCTTTTGCTATTAATAAAAGTCTAGAAGAGTTAGCGCTAGATAAAAAACGCGTCGATATAATGGGTTTACGCAGAGAAGGTAAAGAAATATCAAAACCGGCTCTTGATATGATTTTACAAAGCCAAGATATTTTGGTGATCAGAGGAAAACCAAGAAAAGTAGAAAGAGTCGAAAGATATTTACTTGAAGGGGATTAA
- the dnaE gene encoding DNA polymerase III subunit alpha, whose translation MTQPNFVHLRVHSDFSLVDGLGKTKPIVAKAAEMNMPALAITDQMNLCGLVRFYGAAHGAGIKPLVGADFWLQSPEFDDEVCRITVLAKNNVGYKNLTVLISEAFLRGHVQNRAMIDREWLVEHKEGLILLSGAKDGDLGKALLKNQVESIESITDFYQTHFPDHYYIELVRTSRAQEEEYLHKAVHHANQTDLPVVATNEVVFIEPSKFDAHEVRVAIHDGFTIDDKRRPKRFSQQQYFKTAEEMAELFSDIPEALENTVEIAKRCNVTIQLGTYFLPDYPTGGLSIEDFLVRVSIDGLEERLATLFPDEEDRKEKRGIYDDRLKVELDVVNKMGFPGYFLIVMEFIQWSKDNNIPVGPGRGSGAGSLVAYALKITDLDPLEFDLLFERFLNPERVSMPDFDIDFCMDRRDEVIDHVAALYGRDAVSQIITFGTMAAKAVIRDVGRVLGHPYGFVDRISKLVPGDPGMTLTKAFEVEPRLPEAYDGDDEVKELIDMCRILEGCNRNAGKHAGGVVISPTTITDFAALYCDDEGKFPVTQFDKNDVETAGLVKFDFLGLRTLTILQWALDMTNERLTRENKELVDIATIPLDDQKSIDLLLRAETTAVFQLESRGMKDLVRRLQPDCFEDMIALVALFRPGPLQSGMVDNFIERKHGREAVSYPDETWQHESLQPILEPTYGIILYQEQVMQIAQVLSGYSLGGADMLRRAMGKKKPEEMAKQRATFEEGAVNNGVDGELAMKIFDLVEKFAGYGFNKSHSAAYALVSYQTLWMKTHHPAEFMAAVMSADMDNTDKIVTLVDECENMDMPLLPPDVNCGLYKFTVNSQGQIVYGLGAIKGVGEGPVDTILEARSRIGQFKDLFDFCANIDQKRLNKRVIEKLIMAGALDSLGPKLPESKDKSAIQGARATLIASLPDAIKSATQHNKAQALGQDDLFGLLATEPEDVAQAFVHVPRFSDNEWLEGEKETLGLYLTGHPINQYRKELKHYISGRLVDLQPTERDVMTTTAGLVISTRVLINKKGKRWGLITLDDKSARMDVRFFPEQFETYEELLQNNNILVISGQVSFDNFSGGLTMTAREVCKIEQVREKRIRNIKMKVKMQDIDGKFFDKLQNVLEPYKYGTCPIIIEYERPDIISELSLGTQWCVTPSDDLLHKLGQLAAQDIDLEFN comes from the coding sequence ATGACTCAACCCAATTTTGTTCATTTACGTGTCCATAGTGATTTTTCATTAGTTGATGGGTTAGGTAAAACAAAACCTATTGTAGCTAAAGCTGCTGAAATGAATATGCCGGCTTTGGCTATTACAGATCAAATGAACTTATGTGGTTTAGTTCGTTTTTATGGTGCAGCACATGGTGCTGGCATAAAACCCCTTGTAGGTGCTGATTTCTGGTTACAATCACCAGAATTTGATGATGAAGTTTGTAGAATAACCGTTTTAGCGAAAAATAATGTTGGCTATAAAAATTTAACGGTTCTGATTTCTGAGGCTTTTTTACGAGGTCATGTTCAAAATCGTGCCATGATCGATAGAGAATGGTTGGTTGAACATAAAGAAGGCTTAATCTTATTATCTGGGGCTAAAGATGGTGACTTAGGTAAAGCGCTACTTAAAAATCAAGTTGAGAGTATTGAGTCTATCACTGATTTTTATCAAACCCATTTTCCAGATCATTATTATATAGAGCTAGTTAGAACCTCAAGAGCACAAGAAGAAGAGTATTTACATAAAGCTGTTCATCATGCCAATCAAACAGACTTGCCAGTTGTAGCGACAAATGAAGTGGTATTTATTGAACCATCAAAATTTGATGCTCATGAAGTGCGCGTTGCTATTCACGATGGTTTTACCATAGATGATAAACGTAGGCCAAAACGATTCTCCCAACAGCAATACTTCAAAACAGCTGAAGAAATGGCTGAACTATTTTCTGATATTCCAGAAGCACTCGAAAATACAGTAGAAATTGCAAAACGCTGTAATGTAACAATTCAATTAGGTACCTACTTCTTGCCGGATTATCCAACGGGAGGTCTCTCAATTGAAGACTTTTTAGTTCGTGTATCGATAGATGGTCTAGAAGAGCGTTTAGCGACGCTTTTTCCTGATGAAGAAGATAGAAAAGAAAAACGCGGTATATATGACGATAGACTAAAAGTTGAGCTTGATGTTGTAAATAAAATGGGATTCCCAGGTTACTTCCTGATCGTAATGGAGTTCATCCAGTGGAGTAAGGATAATAATATTCCTGTAGGGCCAGGACGTGGTTCAGGTGCAGGTTCATTAGTTGCTTATGCACTAAAAATTACCGATCTAGACCCATTAGAGTTTGACTTACTTTTCGAGCGATTCCTGAACCCTGAACGTGTTTCTATGCCGGATTTTGATATCGATTTCTGTATGGATAGGCGTGATGAAGTAATTGATCATGTTGCTGCACTATATGGTCGAGATGCTGTATCTCAGATCATCACCTTTGGTACTATGGCGGCAAAAGCGGTAATACGAGATGTAGGTCGTGTATTAGGTCACCCTTACGGTTTTGTTGATCGGATCTCAAAATTAGTACCGGGTGACCCTGGTATGACTTTAACAAAAGCATTTGAAGTAGAGCCAAGATTACCAGAAGCATACGATGGCGATGATGAAGTTAAAGAGCTTATCGACATGTGTCGTATTCTTGAAGGGTGTAACAGAAATGCCGGTAAACATGCCGGTGGTGTTGTTATATCGCCTACAACAATTACTGACTTTGCAGCACTGTATTGTGATGACGAAGGTAAGTTTCCAGTTACACAATTTGATAAAAATGATGTAGAAACAGCTGGTTTGGTAAAATTCGATTTCTTAGGTCTAAGAACACTGACAATTCTGCAGTGGGCTTTGGATATGACCAATGAAAGATTAACTCGAGAAAATAAAGAGTTAGTTGATATTGCTACTATCCCATTAGATGATCAAAAAAGCATAGATTTATTACTAAGGGCTGAAACAACCGCGGTATTCCAATTGGAATCTCGTGGTATGAAAGACTTAGTACGCAGGCTTCAGCCAGATTGTTTTGAAGATATGATTGCCTTGGTAGCACTATTTAGACCAGGACCATTGCAATCAGGCATGGTAGATAACTTCATTGAGCGTAAGCATGGTCGTGAAGCAGTTTCTTACCCTGATGAAACTTGGCAACATGAGTCATTACAGCCAATTCTAGAGCCTACTTACGGTATCATCTTATACCAAGAACAAGTAATGCAAATTGCACAGGTATTATCTGGATACTCTCTAGGTGGTGCAGATATGCTGCGTCGTGCTATGGGTAAGAAAAAACCTGAAGAAATGGCAAAGCAACGTGCAACGTTTGAAGAAGGCGCTGTTAATAATGGTGTAGATGGCGAGTTGGCCATGAAGATATTCGATTTGGTAGAGAAATTTGCCGGATACGGATTTAATAAATCTCACTCAGCTGCATATGCACTTGTTTCTTATCAAACACTTTGGATGAAAACCCATCATCCTGCAGAATTTATGGCCGCAGTAATGTCGGCCGATATGGATAATACAGATAAAATAGTCACACTAGTAGATGAGTGTGAAAATATGGACATGCCTTTATTACCACCTGATGTAAATTGTGGTTTATATAAATTCACTGTTAATTCACAAGGTCAAATTGTATATGGTTTAGGTGCCATAAAAGGTGTAGGTGAAGGCCCTGTAGATACAATTTTAGAAGCCAGATCCAGAATCGGTCAATTCAAAGATTTATTTGATTTTTGTGCCAATATAGACCAAAAAAGACTGAATAAACGTGTTATTGAAAAATTAATCATGGCAGGTGCTTTAGATAGTTTAGGTCCAAAATTACCTGAGTCTAAAGATAAAAGTGCAATACAAGGTGCCCGCGCGACTTTAATAGCCAGTTTACCTGATGCAATTAAGTCTGCGACGCAACACAATAAAGCGCAAGCTTTAGGACAAGATGACTTATTTGGTTTATTAGCAACTGAACCTGAAGATGTTGCACAAGCATTTGTACATGTCCCACGCTTTTCTGATAATGAATGGTTAGAAGGTGAAAAAGAAACTTTAGGCCTTTATTTAACAGGGCACCCAATTAATCAATATAGAAAAGAGTTAAAACACTATATTAGCGGTAGATTAGTTGATTTGCAGCCAACTGAACGTGATGTGATGACAACTACGGCTGGTTTAGTGATAAGCACCCGAGTTTTGATTAATAAAAAAGGAAAACGTTGGGGCTTAATCACCTTAGATGATAAAAGTGCGCGCATGGATGTACGTTTTTTTCCTGAACAGTTTGAAACTTACGAAGAATTGTTACAAAATAACAATATCTTGGTGATATCTGGACAGGTCAGCTTTGATAACTTCTCCGGAGGCCTTACAATGACTGCTCGGGAAGTGTGCAAGATAGAACAGGTGCGTGAAAAGCGCATTAGAAATATAAAAATGAAAGTTAAAATGCAGGATATTGATGGTAAGTTCTTCGATAAGTTGCAAAATGTACTTGAACCTTATAAATACGGCACCTGTCCTATCATTATAGAATATGAACGACCGGATATAATTTCGGAGCTTTCATTAGGAACGCAATGGTGTGTTACGCCAAGTGACGACTTATTACATAAGTTAGGTCAATTGGCGGCGCAAGATATAGATTTAGAATTTAACTAG
- a CDS encoding GGDEF domain-containing protein, with amino-acid sequence MENVHVLTHASSTRGQYLPPTANSYRSTNDGNIHSLVAQLQKTLELDKLINIFSFEAAKLLPIDGLQFHSIDGVVEMTGSKNLGQTVSFDLEIENERLGQLVYFTKKPISIFLKEKLQRLHSVLVYPLRNALMFYRVKKLATKDILTGLSNRSHFNDYLCKKLDRCRRHHRHFGLMLLDLDNFKQVNDTHGHLFGDRVLVQFSKLLLQSIRGIDTVFRFGGDEFAILVDDNQENACNIIANRMQILVHQDALLAKHQVTTSIGFTLAKVSDDQVSVFERADKALYKAKKNGRDCFEIMK; translated from the coding sequence GTGGAAAATGTACATGTTTTAACACACGCTTCTTCAACTAGAGGACAATATTTGCCTCCTACGGCTAATTCTTACCGCTCTACTAATGATGGGAATATTCATAGTTTAGTCGCTCAACTTCAAAAAACCTTAGAGCTGGATAAACTTATCAATATTTTTTCATTCGAAGCGGCAAAGTTATTACCGATAGACGGCCTACAGTTTCATAGTATTGATGGCGTTGTTGAAATGACAGGGAGTAAAAATTTAGGCCAAACTGTTTCTTTTGATTTAGAAATTGAAAATGAGAGATTGGGGCAATTAGTTTATTTTACTAAAAAACCGATCAGTATTTTCCTTAAAGAGAAACTCCAAAGACTGCATAGTGTACTTGTTTACCCTCTTAGAAATGCGCTTATGTTTTACCGTGTTAAAAAGTTAGCAACAAAAGACATATTAACAGGCTTAAGCAATCGCAGTCATTTTAATGACTACTTATGTAAAAAATTAGACCGCTGTCGCCGACATCATAGACATTTTGGTTTAATGCTATTAGATTTAGATAACTTCAAACAAGTAAATGATACCCATGGGCATTTATTTGGCGATCGCGTTTTAGTACAATTTTCAAAGCTGTTACTTCAAAGTATTCGTGGCATTGATACCGTATTTCGATTTGGAGGTGATGAATTTGCTATTTTAGTTGATGATAACCAAGAAAATGCGTGCAATATTATTGCAAATAGAATGCAGATACTAGTTCATCAAGATGCGCTTTTAGCAAAACATCAAGTAACAACTAGCATAGGTTTCACTTTAGCTAAGGTCAGTGATGACCAAGTGTCTGTGTTTGAACGTGCTGATAAAGCGTTATATAAGGCTAAAAAAAATGGTCGAGATTGCTTTGAAATTATGAAATAA
- the lpxB gene encoding lipid-A-disaccharide synthase encodes MTKPLRIGIIAGEHSGDILGAGLIKAIKAINPNVEFEGIAGPRMKALGCHSHFAMEELAVMGIFEVLPKLKRLLKIKKEIVQHFTDNPPDVFIGVDAPDFNLRVEKPLKEAGIKTVQYVSPSVWAWRKKRIFKIADATNLVLALLPFEKSFYDEHQVPCQFVGHTLADELPLEVDQSGARDKLGLSQTDKVLALLPGSRSSEVKVLSEPYIQVVKLLKQKVPELKIVVPFVNDKRKAEFSEFALNIAPEIDFILLDGQSREAMQSADAILLASGTATLEAMFFKKPMVVGYRLKPLTYHLLNTFFTFDIKHFSLPNLLADKALVPELFQKDLTAQNLVEKLTPYLMEDQSELKETFMTMHKALRLDASNEAAKAVLNLINNGDH; translated from the coding sequence AGAACATTCAGGCGATATTTTAGGCGCAGGTTTAATTAAAGCCATTAAAGCAATAAACCCCAATGTAGAATTTGAGGGGATTGCTGGTCCAAGAATGAAAGCCCTTGGATGCCATTCTCATTTTGCGATGGAAGAGTTAGCTGTAATGGGGATTTTTGAAGTCCTACCAAAACTAAAGCGCTTACTTAAAATAAAAAAAGAAATTGTTCAGCATTTTACTGATAATCCACCGGATGTATTTATTGGCGTAGATGCACCTGACTTTAACTTAAGAGTTGAAAAACCTTTAAAAGAAGCAGGTATCAAAACAGTGCAGTATGTGAGTCCTTCAGTTTGGGCATGGCGTAAAAAACGCATATTTAAAATTGCCGACGCAACAAACTTAGTACTAGCTTTATTACCATTTGAAAAATCATTTTATGATGAACATCAGGTACCTTGTCAATTTGTAGGTCATACTCTGGCCGATGAGTTACCGCTAGAAGTTGATCAAAGCGGAGCGAGAGACAAACTAGGTTTATCTCAAACTGACAAAGTATTGGCTTTATTACCGGGTAGCCGAAGCTCTGAAGTTAAAGTGCTAAGCGAACCTTATATTCAAGTGGTCAAATTATTAAAGCAAAAAGTACCAGAGCTAAAAATTGTAGTGCCATTTGTAAATGATAAAAGAAAAGCTGAATTCTCAGAATTTGCATTAAATATCGCGCCTGAAATTGATTTTATTCTGTTAGATGGACAATCAAGAGAAGCAATGCAATCTGCTGATGCCATATTATTAGCATCAGGCACGGCTACATTAGAGGCGATGTTCTTCAAGAAACCTATGGTTGTCGGTTATAGGCTAAAACCGCTGACATATCATTTATTAAATACCTTTTTTACTTTTGATATTAAGCATTTTTCATTACCAAACTTATTAGCTGATAAAGCTTTGGTTCCTGAGTTATTTCAAAAAGATTTAACAGCACAGAATTTAGTTGAAAAATTAACGCCTTATTTAATGGAAGATCAGAGCGAGCTTAAAGAAACATTTATGACCATGCATAAAGCCTTAAGACTTGATGCAAGTAATGAGGCTGCAAAAGCAGTGCTAAATTTAATTAATAACGGTGATCACTAA
- the rnhB gene encoding ribonuclease HII, producing MEIIRPNTHLIAGVDEVGRGPLVGDVVTAAVILDPNKPIAGLADSKKLTDKKRQALAIEIKEKALCYCIERANIQEIDELNILHATMLAMKRAVEGLAIPAEFVFIDGNRLPDISIPAQAIVKGDSLVAEISAASILAKVARDNEMIELDKEFPQYGFAGHKGYPTKAHLAALEEYGITEHHRKSFKPVKKIIEMQAK from the coding sequence ATGGAAATAATACGTCCAAATACACATTTAATAGCTGGTGTAGATGAAGTCGGTAGAGGACCTTTAGTAGGTGACGTTGTAACTGCCGCTGTTATTTTAGATCCAAATAAACCGATTGCAGGCTTAGCTGATTCAAAAAAATTAACTGATAAAAAGCGCCAAGCATTAGCGATTGAAATTAAAGAAAAAGCATTATGTTATTGCATTGAACGTGCAAATATTCAAGAGATAGATGAGCTTAATATATTACATGCTACTATGCTTGCAATGAAACGCGCAGTTGAGGGATTAGCGATACCAGCTGAATTTGTATTTATTGATGGTAATCGCTTGCCTGATATTAGTATTCCAGCACAAGCGATTGTAAAAGGTGATAGCTTAGTTGCAGAGATAAGTGCGGCATCAATTTTAGCTAAAGTGGCCCGTGATAATGAAATGATTGAGCTTGATAAAGAATTTCCACAATATGGCTTTGCAGGCCACAAAGGCTACCCAACGAAAGCGCACTTAGCTGCACTTGAAGAATACGGTATTACTGAGCATCATAGAAAAAGCTTTAAACCCGTTAAAAAAATAATAGAAATGCAGGCTAAATAG
- the tilS gene encoding tRNA lysidine(34) synthetase TilS gives MKASKIYKIFSNVVFKKLKTIKPHSNSLTVALSGGVDSVVLLHLANTFQKDNPDISVSAIHVDHGLSNNAKDWQLFCAQLCEKLNIPLKTSQVEVNKKTRQSLEAVAREQRYLALFELSDASSVILLGQHQDDQVETFLLQLKRGSGLAGLSAMASLSTQQGRYLLRPLLNISRAQIESFATDFAIKHINDESNDNKSFDRNYLRHDIVPQLNERFRGFNSCVSRSVELLQQQQSLIDEISQSDLDQAYNVSQAKGDRALPVCFLSSLSFARQANLVRFWLGKHNLLMPSKVILEQILNQAANAKIDAKINIALGNHSIQRFRNELYIVAEYEPILDVYDCDSDTILLGNGNSLAKYQGKGIRDIKPDEKLSVRFSNLKVRIKPSNKPGSNTVKHWLKDAKVPPWQRAAVPQIYYNDTLVQVVGYFINDDYAQDQGVFWQLKEDILNENK, from the coding sequence ATGAAAGCTTCTAAAATATATAAAATATTCAGCAATGTTGTTTTTAAAAAGCTGAAAACTATAAAGCCACATTCAAACTCTTTGACTGTGGCTTTGTCTGGTGGAGTAGACTCAGTTGTTTTGCTTCATTTAGCCAATACCTTTCAAAAAGACAATCCCGATATATCCGTAAGTGCGATTCATGTTGATCATGGCCTAAGTAATAATGCTAAAGATTGGCAGCTATTTTGCGCTCAACTGTGTGAAAAACTAAATATACCACTGAAAACTTCCCAAGTTGAAGTTAATAAAAAGACTAGGCAAAGTTTAGAAGCCGTTGCCAGAGAACAAAGATATCTCGCTTTATTTGAGCTATCAGATGCCAGTAGTGTTATTTTATTAGGACAACATCAAGACGATCAGGTTGAGACTTTTTTACTGCAATTAAAAAGAGGTTCGGGTTTAGCGGGTTTAAGTGCCATGGCAAGCTTAAGCACACAACAAGGGCGTTATTTATTAAGACCATTATTGAATATATCCCGAGCCCAGATAGAAAGCTTTGCAACCGATTTTGCTATTAAACATATTAATGATGAATCAAATGATAATAAAAGCTTTGACCGTAATTACTTGCGTCATGATATTGTGCCGCAATTAAATGAGCGATTTAGGGGTTTTAATTCATGTGTATCGCGCAGTGTAGAGTTATTACAGCAGCAGCAAAGTTTAATAGATGAAATATCACAATCAGATTTAGACCAAGCTTATAACGTATCTCAAGCAAAAGGTGATAGGGCATTACCTGTTTGCTTTTTATCCTCGCTGTCTTTTGCAAGGCAAGCAAATTTAGTGAGGTTTTGGCTTGGTAAACATAATTTATTAATGCCATCAAAAGTCATTTTAGAGCAAATTTTAAATCAAGCCGCCAATGCTAAAATTGATGCCAAAATTAATATCGCACTAGGTAATCACTCAATACAAAGGTTTCGAAATGAGCTTTATATTGTTGCTGAATATGAACCCATTTTAGATGTGTACGACTGTGATTCAGATACCATTTTATTAGGTAATGGCAATTCATTGGCTAAATACCAAGGGAAAGGCATTAGAGATATTAAACCTGATGAAAAATTGAGTGTGCGTTTTTCTAACTTGAAAGTACGGATTAAACCGAGCAATAAACCGGGTAGCAATACCGTAAAGCATTGGCTTAAAGATGCAAAAGTGCCGCCTTGGCAGCGTGCTGCTGTGCCACAGATTTACTATAATGACACTTTGGTGCAAGTAGTTGGCTATTTTATTAATGATGATTATGCACAAGATCAAGGTGTATTCTGGCAATTAAAAGAAGATATTTTAAATGAGAACAAATGA